Genomic segment of Bacteroides stercoris ATCC 43183:
TAGACAAGCTCACTCGCCTGCACAATTTCCATACCCGCGACGAGCTGTTCGTTGCCGTGGGCAGCAAGAAACTCGTATTGGGCGACGCAGACCGGAACGCCTTCAAGGAAAAACAAAGCACCAACTGGAAAAAGTTCCTGACTTTCTCGTTCGGCAATAAAGACAACAAAGACACGAAGGAGCAGTCCGAAGAGAAAGTTCCGCAAGAAAAAATCAATACCAAGCAGATATTGAAACTGACGGAAGAGACCATCCAGAAGAATTATATCATGGCCGACTGCTGCCACCCCATCCCTGGCGACGATGTATTGGGATATATAGACGAGCAGAACCGGATAATCATACACAAACGCCAATGTCCGGTAGCCGCACGCCTCAAGAGCAGCTATGGCAACCGTATCATCGCCACCGAATGGGACACCCACAAGGAGCTGTCATTCCTCGTGACGATTTATCTGAAAGGTATCGACAGTATGGGATTGCTGAACGAAGTAACGCAGGTCATCTCGCGCCAGCTGAATGTCAATATCCGCAAGCTGACAATTGAAACCACCGACGGTATTTTTGAAGGTAAGATACAACTTTACGTACACGATGTGGACGACGTACGCAGTATCTGCGACAACCTGAAACAGATACAGAACATCAAACAGGTGACAAGAATAGAAGGATAACCCCTATCCGGGCTGTTCCTTCATAAGATTCTCTTTCAATGCCTCTACATCCTCATAAGTAAAGGCATCAAGGGATTCTTTCATACCGATAAGTTCTTCACGGATACTTTTCAGCCGCTCTACGATTTCAAAATTCCGGAGAGTGGCTTCCTTATTGTCTTTCATGCGCTGGCGTGCGCCGGGCAGCGTCATGCCGCGCTCCTTGACCAGATGATAAATCAACTTCACCGTTTCAATATCTTCCTTACGGTATTGGCGTATCCCCCTCCCTCCCTTCTTCGGTCTGAGCTGCGGAAACTCCTTCTCCCAAAAACGCAGCAGCGATTCGTTGACATCGAACATTCTGGCAACCTCGCTGATGGAGTAATATAGTTTCAGTTCTTTATCGGTATTCAGCATAACAGCCTGTCAGTTAAACATTCATAATCCGCTAATCCATCATTTTTCCATGATTTGCCGCAATCTGTATCATACAGTCGTAGTCTTCGGCACTTAAATCCATAAAGTAATAATTCACGGGATTTACGACCTGCCCTTTCACATGCACTTCGTAGTGCAGGTGAGGTCCTGTACTTTTGCCGGTACTTCCAACCGCACCGATAACCTCGCCCCGCACCACCCGTTTGCCGAGTTTGGTACGGAATCCCTGCAAGTGGGCATACCACGTCTGGTAACCGAAGCCATGATCCACGATGATAAGATTTCCATAACCGGTTTCCCATCCCATTTTAACAACAGTGCCGTCACCGGTTGCATATACATCCGTTCCCGGATGGGCCGAAAAGTCCATGCCGGCATGAAAACGGGTAGTTCCGTAAATAGGGTCGATGCGCGTTCCATAACCGGAAGCGGTCTTGCGCAAATCCTTATTGGAAATGGGCTGAATGGCAGGGATGCAACGCAGCATCTCATCATGGTTCTTGCACATCTCCACCACATCATCGAACGAACGGGACTGGATATAAAGCTGCTTCGTGAGCATATCCATTTTCTGCGTAGTATTCACCACCAAATCGGAATTGGCCATATCCATCAGATGTTCGTAACGGTTTGTACCGCCGTATCCTGCCTTACGGATAGCCGAGGGAATAGGGTCGGCCTGGAATATTACGCGATACAGATTATCATCGCGTTGCTGCACATCCTGCAATACTCCCATAGCCTCGTCCATTCTCCGCGAAAGGACGTTATACTGCGCCTGAAGCCGGCTGTTTTCTTTCCGCAGTTCCTTCTCGGACGGCGAACCGAAAATCAGCAACAGTACGATAAAGCTGCCGGCTCCCAACCCCATACCGAAAAACAACCGGCGCAATATGCTCAACGCCCGTTGCCGGACGGTAGGATAAATTCGGTCGTAAGTCTGTGTCCGCGGATTATAAATGTAGTAAACTTTGCGCATCGAGAGTAAATATTTCATTATCAATGCGGCAAAAATACGAAAAACAAGCTATCTTTGCACAGTTTTTTCAAGAATTATAAGATTTATGATTTATGATTTATGATTTCATAGAAAGATGGGTCATAGAATGCGTAAGTCATAAATCGCAAGCTGTAAATCGGAAATCATAAATCATAAATAAGAAGTATGTTGACTGCAAATGAAATCAGAGACTCGTTCAAGAGTTTCTTCGAAAGTAAAGGTCACCAGATTGTGCCTTCGGCTCCTATGGTGATTAAGGACGACCCCACGCTGATGTTTACCAACGCGGGTATGAACCAGTTTAAAGATATTATTTTGGGGAATCACCCGGCGAAATATAAAAGAGTGGCAGACTCACAGAAGT
This window contains:
- a CDS encoding MerR family transcriptional regulator, which produces MLNTDKELKLYYSISEVARMFDVNESLLRFWEKEFPQLRPKKGGRGIRQYRKEDIETVKLIYHLVKERGMTLPGARQRMKDNKEATLRNFEIVERLKSIREELIGMKESLDAFTYEDVEALKENLMKEQPG
- a CDS encoding M23 family metallopeptidase; this translates as MRKVYYIYNPRTQTYDRIYPTVRQRALSILRRLFFGMGLGAGSFIVLLLIFGSPSEKELRKENSRLQAQYNVLSRRMDEAMGVLQDVQQRDDNLYRVIFQADPIPSAIRKAGYGGTNRYEHLMDMANSDLVVNTTQKMDMLTKQLYIQSRSFDDVVEMCKNHDEMLRCIPAIQPISNKDLRKTASGYGTRIDPIYGTTRFHAGMDFSAHPGTDVYATGDGTVVKMGWETGYGNLIIVDHGFGYQTWYAHLQGFRTKLGKRVVRGEVIGAVGSTGKSTGPHLHYEVHVKGQVVNPVNYYFMDLSAEDYDCMIQIAANHGKMMD